The following proteins are co-located in the Haloplanus sp. HW8-1 genome:
- a CDS encoding ornithine cyclodeaminase family protein, with translation METLLLDGETVENNAPMESLVDAVEAAFAAYDRGDATMPPKSYVDLPQYDGDFRSMPAYLRADDWDAAGVKWVNSHPHNEERHGLPTVMGTMIYSDPETAVPLAIMDGTALTTRRTGAAAAVATDHLAVADATSMGLVGAGVQSVAQLDAVATVRPIDTVVVADADADRARAFVDAVSDRFDARVGSIAEAADCDVLSTVTPVRDPIVESVGDHTHVNAVGADAPGKHELADDLLAVAKLVVDDHAQCTHSGEINVPYGSGRLTDADIHAELGAVVTGTKAGRTPEDGVTVFDSTGLAIQDVAAAHVVYERASAAGAGTAFDLLGLGRDSA, from the coding sequence ATGGAGACCCTGCTTCTGGACGGCGAGACCGTCGAGAACAACGCCCCCATGGAATCGCTCGTCGACGCCGTCGAGGCGGCCTTCGCAGCCTACGACCGTGGCGACGCGACCATGCCACCGAAGTCCTACGTCGACCTTCCGCAGTACGACGGCGACTTCCGGTCGATGCCGGCCTACCTCCGGGCCGACGACTGGGACGCCGCGGGCGTGAAGTGGGTGAACTCCCACCCGCACAACGAGGAGCGTCACGGCCTTCCGACGGTGATGGGGACGATGATCTACTCCGATCCCGAGACGGCGGTTCCCCTCGCGATCATGGACGGCACGGCGCTGACGACCCGGCGGACGGGCGCGGCCGCCGCCGTCGCCACCGACCATCTGGCGGTCGCGGATGCCACCTCGATGGGACTCGTCGGTGCGGGCGTCCAGTCGGTCGCCCAACTCGACGCCGTCGCGACGGTCCGCCCTATCGACACCGTCGTCGTCGCCGACGCCGACGCGGACCGGGCGCGGGCGTTCGTCGACGCGGTGAGCGACCGGTTCGACGCGCGCGTCGGGTCCATCGCCGAGGCGGCCGACTGCGACGTGCTCTCGACGGTGACCCCCGTCCGGGATCCGATCGTCGAGTCCGTCGGCGACCACACTCACGTCAACGCCGTCGGCGCCGACGCGCCCGGCAAACACGAACTCGCCGACGACCTGCTGGCGGTCGCGAAACTCGTCGTCGACGACCACGCCCAGTGTACCCACTCCGGCGAGATCAACGTCCCCTACGGGTCGGGACGGCTCACCGACGCCGACATCCACGCCGAACTCGGCGCGGTAGTGACCGGTACGAAGGCGGGCCGAACCCCCGAGGACGGCGTCACCGTCTTCGACAGCACTGGCCTCGCCATCCAGGACGTGGCCGCCGCCCACGTCGTCTACGAACGGGCCTCGGCCGCGGGCGCGGGGACGGCCTTCGACCTGCTCGGTCTCGGCCGTGACTCCGCATGA
- the citZ gene encoding citrate synthase, with the protein MSDEVKRGLDGVTVSESRLSYIDGEAGELGYRGYAIEDFAREASYEEVLSLLWNGEWPTRSERDAFAARLADQRTLDPAVHDLIAELADRDANPMAAMRTVVSTLSAYDPDIGADPDDREANLSKGCRITAKLPTALAAFARRRNGEDPVSPRAELDHAANFLYMLNDEGPEDVAAEAFDTALVLHADHGLNASTFSSMVTTSTMSDIHSGVTSAIGTLAGALHGGANQNVMRMLKEIDDSGKEPREWIEDAVAAGERVPGFGHRVYSVRDPRAAILETYSKRLGETAGDPRWYDYSVTIEEYMADEKGLSPNVDFYSASMYYQMGIPMDLYTPIFAVSRVGGWIAHMLEQYEDNRLIRPLARYVGERDREFVPIDER; encoded by the coding sequence ATGTCTGACGAGGTCAAGCGGGGGCTGGATGGCGTGACCGTCTCGGAGTCCCGGCTGAGCTACATCGACGGCGAGGCCGGCGAGTTGGGCTACCGCGGGTACGCCATCGAGGACTTCGCACGCGAGGCGAGCTACGAAGAGGTGCTGTCGTTGCTCTGGAACGGCGAGTGGCCGACGCGGTCCGAACGCGACGCGTTCGCCGCCAGACTGGCCGACCAGCGGACGCTCGACCCGGCCGTCCACGACCTCATTGCGGAACTCGCCGATCGAGACGCGAACCCGATGGCGGCGATGCGGACGGTCGTCTCGACGCTCTCGGCGTACGACCCCGACATCGGGGCCGATCCCGACGACCGAGAGGCCAACCTCTCGAAGGGCTGTCGGATCACCGCCAAACTGCCGACGGCACTCGCTGCCTTCGCCCGTCGTCGCAACGGCGAGGATCCCGTTTCCCCTCGGGCGGAACTGGATCACGCCGCGAACTTCCTCTACATGCTGAACGACGAGGGGCCCGAGGACGTGGCGGCCGAGGCGTTCGACACGGCGCTCGTCCTGCACGCCGACCACGGGTTGAACGCGTCGACGTTCTCCTCGATGGTGACCACGTCGACCATGTCCGATATCCACAGCGGCGTCACGAGCGCCATCGGAACGCTGGCCGGGGCCCTCCACGGCGGCGCCAACCAGAACGTCATGCGGATGCTGAAAGAAATCGACGACAGCGGGAAGGAACCCCGTGAGTGGATCGAGGATGCGGTCGCGGCGGGCGAGCGCGTCCCCGGATTCGGGCATCGCGTCTACAGCGTCCGCGACCCGCGGGCGGCCATCCTCGAAACCTACTCGAAGCGACTCGGCGAGACGGCCGGCGATCCCCGGTGGTACGACTACTCCGTCACCATCGAGGAGTATATGGCCGACGAGAAAGGTCTCTCCCCCAACGTCGACTTCTACTCCGCGTCCATGTACTACCAGATGGGGATTCCGATGGATCTCTATACGCCGATCTTCGCGGTCTCACGCGTGGGTGGTTGGATCGCTCACATGCTCGAACAGTACGAGGACAACCGCCTGATCCGGCCCCTCGCCCGGTACGTCGGCGAGCGCGACCGCGAGTTCGTCCCCATCGACGAGCGATAG
- the ilvA gene encoding threonine ammonia-lyase: MLTFEDVLDARDRVSAVARHTPLEYSYAFSDMTGADVHLKLENFQRTGAFKIRGAMNRIETLAETDKEAGVVTASAGNHAQGVALAATRAGVDSKIVMPDHAPVSKVKATERYGGEVVLHGADYSEAQAEAHRIEADEGRTYVHAFDDEMVMAGQGTIGLEIVEDCPDLDTVIVPIGGGGLISGIATAVKAHDPDVRVIGVQAEGASSAAESLRKGEIYEREGVDTIADGIATRRIGDRTFEVIKERVDEVVTVDDESIAIALTYLLEREKALAEGAGAISLAALLSDAVEYDEGETIVPALCGGNIDLNVLTTVVMRGLVATGRYLRFRTILKDQPGALVELGTIIAEHRANITAFHHDRTSRDVAMNDARVELEVETRGPDHVDELLSALRTAGYEVEIVNGYQMSV; encoded by the coding sequence ATGCTCACCTTCGAGGACGTTCTCGACGCCCGGGACCGGGTGTCGGCCGTCGCCCGCCATACGCCGCTCGAGTACTCCTATGCGTTCTCCGATATGACCGGCGCCGACGTCCACCTCAAACTGGAGAACTTCCAGCGCACGGGCGCGTTCAAGATCCGTGGCGCGATGAACCGGATCGAGACGCTCGCCGAGACGGACAAAGAGGCCGGCGTCGTGACCGCGAGCGCCGGCAACCACGCCCAGGGTGTCGCGTTGGCGGCCACCCGCGCGGGCGTGGACTCGAAGATCGTCATGCCGGACCACGCTCCGGTGTCGAAAGTCAAGGCGACCGAACGCTACGGCGGCGAGGTCGTCCTGCACGGCGCCGACTACAGCGAGGCACAGGCCGAGGCCCACCGGATCGAAGCGGACGAAGGACGCACGTACGTCCACGCATTCGACGACGAGATGGTGATGGCCGGGCAGGGGACCATCGGTCTGGAGATCGTCGAGGACTGTCCCGACCTCGACACCGTGATCGTCCCCATCGGCGGCGGCGGCCTGATCTCGGGTATCGCCACCGCGGTGAAAGCCCACGACCCGGACGTGCGCGTGATCGGTGTCCAGGCGGAGGGTGCCTCCAGTGCGGCCGAATCACTCCGGAAGGGCGAAATCTACGAGCGTGAGGGCGTCGACACCATCGCGGACGGCATCGCGACCCGCCGCATCGGCGACCGTACCTTCGAGGTGATCAAAGAACGCGTCGACGAGGTGGTGACCGTCGACGACGAGTCCATCGCCATCGCGCTCACCTACCTGCTCGAACGCGAGAAGGCGCTCGCGGAGGGTGCCGGCGCCATCTCGCTGGCCGCGTTGCTCTCCGACGCCGTCGAATACGACGAGGGCGAGACCATCGTCCCCGCGCTCTGTGGGGGGAACATCGACCTCAACGTGTTGACGACGGTGGTGATGCGGGGACTGGTGGCCACCGGGCGGTACCTCCGGTTCCGGACCATCCTCAAGGACCAGCCCGGCGCGCTGGTCGAACTCGGGACGATCATCGCCGAACATCGCGCGAACATCACCGCCTTCCACCACGACCGCACCTCGCGGGACGTGGCGATGAACGACGCACGCGTCGAACTCGAAGTCGAGACCCGGGGGCCGGACCACGTCGACGAACTGCTGTCCGCGCTCCGGACGGCGGGCTACGAGGTCGAAATCGTCAACGGCTACCAGATGTCTGTCTGA
- the dcd gene encoding dCTP deaminase — translation MILSDTDILARLGEGDLVIDPLDDVDQQVQPASVDLRLGAEFLEFQRTNISCIHPTREGEVSEYIAETVVEDGEEFILHPGDFVLGTTRERIEMPGDLVANVEGRSSLGRLAVVVHATAGFVDPGYRGQVTLELSNLGTAPVALTPGMRVSQLVFTELSSPADRPYGSDRGSKYQDQEGPQASRIGDDPEFEP, via the coding sequence ATGATCCTGTCGGACACCGACATCCTCGCTCGTCTCGGTGAGGGTGACCTCGTGATCGACCCGCTCGACGACGTCGATCAGCAGGTCCAGCCCGCCAGCGTCGACCTCCGTCTGGGGGCGGAGTTCCTGGAGTTCCAGCGGACGAACATCTCCTGTATCCATCCCACCCGCGAGGGCGAAGTCAGCGAGTACATCGCCGAGACGGTCGTCGAGGACGGCGAGGAGTTCATCCTCCACCCCGGTGACTTCGTCCTGGGGACGACCCGGGAGCGCATCGAGATGCCGGGTGACCTCGTCGCCAACGTCGAGGGCCGCTCCTCGCTCGGCCGACTCGCGGTCGTCGTCCACGCCACCGCCGGCTTCGTCGATCCCGGCTACCGCGGCCAGGTGACCCTCGAACTGTCGAACCTCGGCACCGCACCCGTCGCGCTCACGCCCGGCATGCGCGTCTCCCAACTCGTCTTCACCGAACTCTCCTCGCCGGCGGACCGTCCCTACGGCAGCGACCGTGGCTCGAAGTACCAAGACCAGGAGGGGCCACAGGCCTCCCGCATCGGTGACGATCCCGAGTTCGAGCCATGA
- a CDS encoding thiamine-phosphate synthase family protein yields the protein MKFIEEIVVEEFLPTVRSMLAADLRDRGFTQREVANALGISQSAVSKYAHGDVTTSDAISGDDRVQDLVERVGTGLATGDMSRVQALVEIEVAIRRLEDGDLLAERHREVMPELREHGGDFDVHDPDSAVRTTEEVRSSVRRGLRILRNTSGFAALVPNVGSNLVECLPDATDVEDVAAVPGRIFDVRGTATVPSDPEFGVSEHVASVLLSARAAGAPVRGAVNLRYDPDLIADLRAAGYRTVEFTVEREGREDGETTRAGVVDAVGDAGPDSPFVLYQTGGFGIEPITYVLGDDAPAVARIVRDHCRR from the coding sequence ATGAAGTTCATCGAGGAGATCGTCGTCGAGGAGTTCCTGCCCACGGTCCGCTCCATGCTCGCGGCCGATCTCCGCGACCGCGGCTTCACCCAGCGCGAGGTGGCCAACGCCCTCGGGATCTCGCAGTCCGCCGTCTCGAAGTACGCCCACGGTGACGTGACCACGAGCGATGCGATCAGCGGGGACGACCGGGTGCAGGACCTCGTCGAGCGGGTCGGCACGGGACTGGCGACGGGCGATATGAGCCGCGTGCAGGCGCTGGTCGAAATCGAGGTAGCGATCCGCCGACTGGAGGACGGTGACCTCCTAGCCGAGCGTCACCGCGAGGTCATGCCCGAACTCCGCGAACACGGCGGCGACTTCGACGTCCACGACCCTGACAGCGCCGTGCGAACGACCGAGGAGGTCCGCTCGTCGGTGCGTCGGGGACTTCGCATCCTGCGGAACACCTCGGGGTTCGCCGCTCTCGTCCCCAACGTCGGGTCGAACCTCGTCGAGTGTCTCCCCGACGCGACGGACGTCGAGGACGTGGCGGCCGTCCCCGGGCGCATCTTCGACGTACGGGGGACCGCGACGGTGCCCTCAGACCCCGAGTTCGGCGTCAGCGAACACGTCGCCTCGGTGTTGCTGTCGGCCCGCGCCGCCGGCGCGCCGGTTCGGGGGGCGGTCAACCTCCGCTACGATCCCGACCTGATCGCGGACCTGCGCGCGGCCGGCTACCGAACCGTCGAGTTCACGGTCGAGCGCGAGGGGAGAGAGGACGGCGAGACTACCCGGGCGGGCGTCGTCGACGCCGTCGGCGACGCCGGTCCCGACTCACCGTTCGTCCTCTATCAGACCGGCGGCTTCGGCATCGAACCCATAACCTACGTCCTCGGGGACGACGCCCCCGCGGTGGCCCGGATCGTCCGCGACCACTGCCGACGGTGA
- a CDS encoding class I SAM-dependent methyltransferase yields MTGATPDLDRAAAAQGFYSRWARLYDGLARHTPGVRRLRRDAVATLDLVSGETVVDVGCGTGANLPHLREQVGPTGTVLGVDFAPGAVTRARDYVTRTEWENVHVCRGDATRLPLDDTDAVLATFLVGMLPDPGATVETWLTEVDPDRIVLLDLARSHRFPGRPLNHAFGAVVAATAPPGTRDHHDDAPVRVLDRRVAAAHRAVLDACVETDHETRAGGFAYLSAGRR; encoded by the coding sequence GTGACGGGAGCGACGCCCGACCTCGACCGTGCGGCCGCAGCCCAGGGATTTTATTCGCGGTGGGCGCGTCTCTACGACGGACTCGCCCGGCACACACCGGGCGTCCGCCGCCTCCGACGCGACGCCGTCGCGACCCTCGACCTCGTTTCCGGTGAGACCGTCGTCGACGTCGGCTGTGGGACGGGCGCGAACCTCCCGCACCTCCGCGAGCAGGTGGGGCCGACGGGGACCGTCCTCGGCGTCGACTTCGCTCCGGGTGCCGTGACCCGGGCCCGCGACTACGTGACCCGGACCGAGTGGGAGAACGTCCACGTCTGTCGGGGCGACGCCACCCGCCTTCCCCTCGACGACACCGACGCCGTTCTCGCGACCTTCCTCGTGGGGATGCTTCCCGATCCGGGGGCGACGGTCGAGACGTGGCTGACGGAGGTCGACCCGGACCGGATCGTCCTCCTCGATCTCGCCCGGAGCCACCGCTTCCCCGGCCGCCCGCTGAACCACGCCTTCGGCGCCGTCGTCGCCGCGACGGCGCCCCCGGGCACGCGCGACCACCACGACGACGCGCCCGTCCGGGTGCTCGACCGGCGCGTGGCCGCCGCACACCGGGCGGTACTCGACGCCTGCGTCGAGACGGATCACGAAACGCGGGCCGGCGGCTTCGCCTACCTGAGCGCCGGGCGTCGGTAG
- a CDS encoding gamma-glutamylcyclotransferase family protein, with product MDVFVYGTLTEPERVGAVLDSFVFVGAAVLEGCHPVAGRYPTLAPGGETAGRLLRTAEVDALDAYEGVDSGLYVRVSAPRTDGGTAAVYVGDPDALASEESITWPGTGPFAERVRRYFDGGEVVVRPVHS from the coding sequence ATGGACGTGTTCGTCTACGGGACGCTCACCGAACCGGAGCGGGTGGGGGCCGTCCTCGACTCCTTCGTCTTCGTCGGTGCGGCGGTTCTCGAGGGCTGTCACCCCGTTGCCGGCCGGTATCCGACGCTCGCGCCCGGTGGCGAGACGGCCGGCCGTCTCCTCCGAACCGCCGAGGTCGACGCTCTCGACGCCTACGAGGGGGTCGACAGCGGTCTCTACGTGCGCGTGTCCGCGCCACGAACCGACGGGGGAACGGCCGCCGTCTACGTCGGTGATCCCGACGCGCTCGCGAGCGAGGAGTCGATCACGTGGCCCGGCACGGGACCGTTCGCCGAACGGGTTCGGCGCTACTTCGACGGCGGCGAGGTGGTCGTCCGACCGGTCCACTCCTGA
- the thsB gene encoding thermosome subunit beta encodes MIIMGEDAQRVKDKDAQEYNISAARAVAESVRSTLGPKGMDKMLVDSMGSVTITNDGVTILQEMDIDNPTAEMIVEVAETQEDEAGDGTTTAVAIAGELLKNAEDLLDQDIHPTAIIKGFNMAAERAREEVNDVAERVDPTDEDLLRKVAETSMTGKSSELDKDLLARLVVEAVQAVTVEAEDGSHVVDLEFVEVETQTGRSAAESELLNGAVIDKDPVNDDMPVEFDSADVLLLNEAIEVEETDADASVNVDSPDQLQQFLDSEEQQLREKVDQIVATGADVVFCQKGIDDLAQYLLAQEGVLAVRRTKKSDMGFLQEILGAEIVSDLDAATDAYLGTGRITRDADAGLFYVEGSDAHGVTILLRGSTEHVVDELERGIQDALDVVSSTTADGRVLAGGGAVEVELAGRLRDYADSVSGREQLAVEAFADAVEVVPRVLASNAGLDSIDTLVDLRAAHESGDTRAGLNVFTGDVVDTFDAGVVEPAHSKEQALSSATEAANLVLKIDDIIAAGDLSTSGDEDEGAGGPGGGMGGMGGMGGAM; translated from the coding sequence ATGATCATTATGGGCGAGGACGCCCAGCGCGTCAAGGACAAAGACGCTCAGGAGTACAACATCTCGGCGGCCCGCGCAGTCGCGGAGTCGGTACGCTCGACGCTCGGTCCGAAGGGGATGGACAAAATGCTCGTCGACTCGATGGGCAGTGTCACCATCACCAACGACGGCGTGACCATCCTCCAGGAGATGGACATCGACAACCCGACGGCAGAGATGATCGTCGAGGTCGCCGAAACACAGGAGGACGAGGCCGGCGACGGGACGACGACGGCCGTCGCCATCGCGGGAGAACTCCTGAAAAACGCCGAGGATCTCCTCGATCAGGACATCCACCCGACGGCCATCATCAAGGGATTCAATATGGCGGCCGAGCGTGCCCGCGAGGAGGTCAACGACGTCGCGGAGCGCGTCGATCCCACGGACGAGGACCTCCTGCGGAAGGTCGCGGAGACGTCGATGACGGGCAAGAGCTCGGAACTCGACAAGGATCTGCTCGCCCGGCTGGTCGTGGAGGCGGTGCAGGCTGTCACCGTCGAGGCCGAGGACGGGAGCCACGTCGTCGACCTCGAGTTCGTCGAGGTCGAGACCCAGACCGGCCGCTCCGCCGCGGAGTCCGAACTCCTCAACGGCGCGGTCATCGACAAGGACCCCGTCAACGACGACATGCCCGTCGAGTTCGACTCGGCGGACGTGCTCCTGTTGAACGAGGCGATCGAAGTCGAGGAGACCGACGCCGACGCGTCGGTCAACGTCGACAGCCCCGATCAACTCCAGCAGTTCCTCGACAGCGAGGAACAGCAACTTCGCGAGAAGGTCGACCAGATCGTCGCCACCGGCGCCGACGTGGTGTTCTGCCAGAAGGGCATCGACGACCTCGCGCAGTACCTGCTGGCCCAGGAGGGCGTCCTCGCGGTGCGCCGGACGAAGAAATCCGACATGGGCTTCCTGCAGGAGATCCTCGGCGCCGAGATCGTCTCCGATCTCGATGCCGCCACCGACGCCTACCTCGGCACCGGTCGGATCACCCGCGACGCCGACGCCGGCCTGTTCTACGTCGAGGGATCGGACGCCCACGGCGTGACGATCCTCCTGCGAGGCTCGACCGAGCACGTCGTCGACGAACTCGAACGCGGGATTCAGGACGCCCTCGACGTGGTGTCCTCGACCACGGCCGACGGTCGCGTCCTCGCGGGCGGCGGTGCCGTCGAGGTCGAACTCGCCGGTCGCCTGCGTGACTACGCCGACAGCGTCAGCGGCCGCGAGCAACTCGCGGTCGAGGCCTTCGCCGACGCCGTCGAGGTCGTGCCGCGCGTCCTCGCCAGCAACGCCGGCCTCGACAGCATCGACACGCTCGTCGACCTGCGTGCCGCCCACGAGTCGGGCGATACGCGCGCCGGCCTCAACGTCTTCACCGGCGACGTGGTCGACACCTTCGACGCCGGCGTCGTCGAACCCGCCCACTCGAAAGAGCAGGCACTCTCCTCGGCCACCGAGGCCGCGAACCTCGTGCTGAAAATCGACGACATCATCGCCGCGGGCGACCTCTCGACCTCCGGCGACGAGGACGAGGGTGCCGGCGGTCCCGGCGGCGGCATGGGTGGCATGGGTGGCATGGGCGGCGCGATGTGA
- a CDS encoding DUF7001 family protein: protein MVETVTLYRAPTTAADADAIAEWLRDRIDADVRVRDRLLGRLAGDDLPEALAAARVTDPYDRETGNTMVGIVRYEERALSAPERAGGVVYDGRAVQRALNARLPGEQGLDHLHVPLLDRVIGTWGEHDGRWHKRVAVLGQPALVSVPGLYEAPAKPEAYYEAKSKHAMLTGDAPPREVLEAEIEGEFLVADDPRTTEALRGYVLAAVDFLETGTAFCDEADCRLYDAHRQPGVVRAQLRDPSFCAAHAARYG, encoded by the coding sequence ATGGTCGAGACGGTCACGCTCTATCGCGCGCCGACGACGGCCGCGGACGCGGACGCCATCGCCGAGTGGCTTCGCGACCGGATCGACGCCGACGTCCGGGTGCGGGACCGACTACTCGGGCGTCTCGCCGGCGACGACCTCCCCGAGGCGCTGGCGGCGGCCCGCGTCACCGATCCCTACGATCGGGAGACCGGGAACACGATGGTCGGTATCGTCCGCTACGAGGAGCGGGCGCTCTCGGCCCCGGAGCGGGCGGGCGGCGTCGTCTACGACGGCCGCGCGGTCCAGCGGGCGCTGAACGCCCGCCTCCCCGGCGAGCAGGGACTCGATCACCTGCACGTCCCTCTGCTCGACCGGGTCATCGGAACTTGGGGCGAGCACGACGGCCGCTGGCACAAGCGCGTGGCCGTCCTCGGCCAACCGGCGCTCGTCTCGGTCCCCGGGCTCTACGAGGCGCCCGCGAAGCCGGAGGCCTACTACGAGGCAAAGAGCAAACACGCCATGCTGACGGGCGACGCGCCGCCCCGCGAGGTGCTGGAGGCCGAAATCGAGGGTGAGTTCCTCGTCGCCGACGACCCTCGGACGACCGAGGCGCTCCGGGGATACGTCCTCGCGGCGGTCGACTTCCTCGAGACGGGGACGGCGTTCTGTGACGAGGCGGACTGTCGGCTGTACGACGCCCACCGACAACCGGGCGTCGTGCGGGCGCAGTTGCGCGACCCCTCCTTCTGTGCGGCTCACGCCGCGCGGTACGGGTAG
- a CDS encoding DUF7383 domain-containing protein — translation MPPCANYATMFVGAQLAPERRQLDLDWAENAGDETAAHEFEVPTDDAFDGYVGIQAFDVGEYGHDILINGDPMSGFDIPPNDGWQYWVDTFGDAVELVAGTNDLRIVRAGESDDAFAVGTVTVHWKEPEAP, via the coding sequence GTGCCACCCTGTGCGAACTACGCGACGATGTTCGTCGGCGCGCAGCTCGCGCCGGAGCGCCGGCAACTGGATCTTGACTGGGCCGAGAACGCCGGCGACGAGACGGCCGCCCACGAGTTCGAGGTGCCGACCGACGACGCCTTCGACGGCTACGTCGGCATCCAGGCCTTCGACGTCGGCGAGTACGGCCACGACATCCTGATCAACGGCGACCCGATGAGCGGGTTCGACATCCCGCCCAACGACGGCTGGCAGTACTGGGTCGACACGTTCGGCGACGCCGTCGAACTCGTCGCCGGCACCAACGACCTCCGCATCGTCCGCGCCGGCGAGAGCGACGACGCCTTCGCCGTCGGGACGGTCACTGTCCACTGGAAGGAGCCCGAAGCCCCGTGA
- a CDS encoding Rid family detoxifying hydrolase: MKRTISTDDAPAAVGAYSQATTNGSLLFTAGQLPLTTDGELLDDESVATQTEQSLDNVLAILAEEGADASDLLKVTIFLDDIDDFDEMNETYGTYFDAEPPARSAVEVGNVPKGAALEIEAIADVE, translated from the coding sequence GTGAAACGAACCATCAGTACCGACGACGCCCCCGCCGCGGTTGGCGCGTACAGTCAGGCGACGACCAACGGTTCGCTGCTCTTTACCGCGGGACAGCTCCCGCTGACGACCGACGGCGAACTGCTCGACGACGAATCGGTCGCGACACAGACCGAGCAGTCGCTCGACAACGTGCTGGCCATCCTCGCGGAGGAGGGCGCCGACGCGAGTGACCTGCTGAAGGTGACCATCTTCCTCGACGACATCGACGACTTCGACGAGATGAACGAAACCTACGGGACCTACTTCGACGCGGAGCCGCCGGCGCGAAGCGCCGTCGAAGTCGGGAACGTGCCGAAGGGCGCGGCCCTCGAGATCGAAGCCATCGCCGACGTGGAGTGA